The genomic window GGGAAACCCCCCGTGTTGCCACCCACACAGTGCCCCCAGGAGACCCCCAGGGGCtcatctcccccctccccaagcatcCCGTAGTCCACCCCCCACGCCCCCAGGGGAACAACCCCCCTCTCCCCCTGTTCCCCATGCCCAAGGGACCAACCCCCTTGCCCAGAGCCTCCCCCACCAgctcccaggacccccccccacaGGCCCCCTCCCCTCGTTCCCCAGCCCCTCCCGTGCCCAGAGACCCCCCAGGGATCCTCCCActccccagggtccccccagctccccgtgcccagtgccccccccgctccccaagggacccccctggccccccctcGCTCACGGGCAGCAGGAGCCCCTCCCAGCGCCGCACGTCACCGTCGAGCGGCCGCACCCCGcgggcccccccccagcgctgcaCCTCGGCCAGCTCCTGCGCGGGGCCGTCACTGGGGGTGACACCCCGGGACACGCCCCCGTGGGCGGACACACCCGGGGACACGCCCACCAATGGGCGGGGCCATTATAAGCCCCGCCCCGCTGAACCGCTGCCGCCGGGGAAACGAAACCGGAGAAACCGGGGAACAGAAACCGGGGAAACACCCCCCGCagcccggcaccggcacccccgCACCGGACACCCTCTGCCCCGGTACCgttgccccccgccccgccaccccgcaccccccgcgccccccacctCGGCACCCCGGTACCGAGACCTCCGCACCCCGAGACCGGCCACTGCTCGGTGCTGACCAAAGAGACCCCCCGCGCCCCCATCCGGCCGCCTTGGTGCCGGTGCCGTTACGGGGGTACGGCCGTGTCGgtccccggtgcccccccgctgtcccccccgGTACCTACCTTGGCTATCCTCCTGTTCATGGCCAGTGCCCGGTGCTGCTCGGCGGGGCTGAACCTGGTCACGCCCCttgggaggcggggaaatatgcTCCAGCCCCGCCCCCAGCACGGGCCTGAGTGTGGGCTTGGGGATCCTGGGACCATAGAGACGGGGGGATGAGGGACCAGACAGGCTTTGGGGAGGCTGGGACCATAGACATGGGGGGAATGAGGGGCCAGACAGGCTTTGGGGAGGCTGGGACCATAGAGAAGGGGGGATGAGGGGCCAGACAGGCTTTGAGGGGCCTGGGACCATAGAGACAGGGAGATGAGGGGCCAGACAGACTTTGAGGAGCCTGGGACCATAGAGAAGGGGGAGAGGATGAGGGGCCAGACAGGCTTTGGTGACCCTGAGACCATAGAGATGGGGGGATGAGGGGCCAGacagggtttggggagcctggaACCATAGAGACGGGGAGATGAGGGGCCAGACAAGATTTGGGGAGCCTGGAACCATGGAGACGGGGGGATGAAGTGCCAGACAGGCTTTGGGGAGGCTGGGACCATAGAAACAGGGGGATGAGGTGCCAGACAGGCTTTGGGGAGGCTGGGACCGTAGAGACAGGGGGATGAGGTGCCAGACAGGCTTTGGGGAGTCTGGGACCATAGAGATGGGGGGAATGAGGGGCCAGACAGGCTTTGAGGAGCCTGGGACCATAGAGACAGGGGGAGAGGATGAGGGGCCAGACAGGCTTTGGTGACCCTGAGACCATAGAGATGGGGGGATGAGGGGCCAGACAGACTTTGGGGAACCTAGGACCATAGAGACAGGGGGGATGAGGGGCCAGACCTGCCCAGGACTCACCCTGGGCAATGCTggagggcagaggggccaggTGGTGCCTAcccggccccccccagggccGCAGAGGAGTGTGGAGGAAGCgaccccggggtgggggggtcacacCACCTGGGCCTCCCCCCAAGTCACTGTGGGGCCAGAGGGACAAGGGCGGGGAGCTTGAGGGGCGAGACTGTCCCTTGTCCCCACGGGGGGGTTAAGGGGGGGGAAGTTGGGTGCCCAGAGTTCCCCTTGTCCCTCCAGGGGTCActgggggctcagctgggggcccagagcagcccccaccTCCCAGAGGTGCCTGCCCGAGGGGTTGGTCCTCCAGCGCCCGGAGCAGAGCGGACGTGGGGctggaaggggcggggggggcgtgcCTGGGCCCGGCCATCCCCCCTGCTGCCCCGGGCACCCCCCACCGCAGGCGGCTGATTTACGGGAAACCtcgcggccgcccgccgccctccttAATCTTTAACCAGACGGGGCCGGCCCCGGCCagacccccccgcgcccggccggaCACGCAGGGCCCCGACCCGCCGCGCACCCAGGTGAGCCCGGGgttgcctcctcctgcccctgcacccACCTCCCGGGGGGGGGTCAGAGCGGGGGGCACCTCTGGGTGGGGGTACAGGCAGTGCAGGGtgccggggtggggtgggagggtgttGGGTGCCAaggggggggtgctgggagctgggctggggtgaCCGGGTGCCCGTCAAGCCATTGACCACCATTTGCCCGCCAGGATGCCCGCTGTGACGCTCTGGCTGCCCCTGGTGTGGCTGGTGGCCACTGTCACCCTGGTAAGAGTGGCCCAGGGACACGGGGTCCCCGTGCCCAGGTGCCCCCATGACCCCCCTCCCCGAGTCCCACACCTGGGTGCCCCTGCGCCCCCCCTCACCCGGGTCCCGGTGCCCAGGTGCCCACCCTGGAGGCCTCTCCCAGCCCTGGAGAGCTGAAGCTGCTCAGGCACCCGACGCTGCTGGTGCCCCCCCATCCTGCCTCGGGCCCCCCGGGGGATGTGGGGGCCCCCatcctgcctgcacccaccccGCATGCCCACCCCGAGGACCTGCCTGGATCAGATGCCCCCCTCAAGCCCACAGACCTCCCCAGCCTCGAGGTGCTGGAGGGAGCCCCCCAGGAGCTGGGTGCCACAGCCAACAGCAGCATGGCAGCACCCGCACCCAGCACCACCGAGAAGCCCCCCAGCACCACAGGGGGACCCCTCAACACCACTGAGAGACCCCCCAGCACCACAGGGGGACACCTCAGCACCACTGAGGCACCTCCGAGCACTCCGGGCACCAGCGCCCCGCCATGCCCTGGAGACGAGGAGCCGTCAGAGGCctgcggggcacccacggagGAGCAGCGGGCGGCCGTAGCCGAGGCACTGGGCACCTTCACCCTCCGCTTCTACCAGCACATGGCGGAGACTGCCCAGCCCGATGCCAACCTGCTCTTCTCCCCCATCAACGTGGCCATGGGGCTCTCACACCTTCTGCTGGGTGAGGGGCTGCCCGCCGGCACCAGCACCGGCACCGCCTGCGGCTGGCCTGGCCCGGCGTGGCTTCACTGAGCCTCCTCTGTGCCCGCAGGCGCCCGCGGCGAGACACATGAGCGCCTGGCCGCCGTCCTGGCACACCCCCCGGGGCTGGCCTGCCCGCACGCAGCCCTGCGGCAGCTCGCCAGTGCGCCCGGACTCTTCTCCGCCGCGCAGATCTTCCACCACCCAGGTGAGGCGGGTGCCGGTGAGgccgctggggccggggccggcatGGGGCTGATGCCAGCCGTGCTGCCGGGCAGGGCTGAGCCTCCGGCCCCGCTTCCTCAATGAGTCGTGGCACTTCTATGGCGCTCGCCCGCGGGCACTGAGCGGCAACGAGAGCCTGGACCTGCTGCGCGTCAACGCGTGGGTGCGTGAAGCcagccaggggctgctgcctgcactcctgcctgtgctgccctcACAGCCCCGTCTGCTGCTGCTCAGCGCCGTCCACCTCCAGGGTAAGGCCCCAGGATGGGATCTGCCCCAGAATCTTCCCCCAGGATTTGCCCCAGGATCTGCCCTGGGTGTTGGCTCGGAGATCTGCCCCAGGATCTGCCCCAGGACCTGCCCCAGGATCTGCCCCGGGGGTTGGCTCAGGGatctgccccaggagctgctcagaGCCATTGTGGGGCTGAGCCCGAGGTCGCCCCACGtggcccccgggaccccccgtCCCCTGCAGCCCCGGTGCCGTGTCCCCGCAGCCGCCTGGCGCACGCCGCTGGAGGCCAAGCAGACAGTGCCGCTGCCCTTCCTGCGCCCTGGGCGCCCGCCCCGCCTGGTGCCCACCATGACCAGCAAGAAGTACCCGGTGGCCTCCTTCTTCGACCCCCGCCTGCAGGTCCAGGTACCCGCCACCggccggggtgcgggggggggatGTTGGGCTGTGATGTCACTCCCTTGTcacttggcggggggggggggataaaaggGTGTGATGTCACTGCGGTGGCACTGAGGGCTGGGGCCTGTCCGCAGGTGGGGCGGCTGGAGCTGAGTGGGGGGCTGAGCCTGGTGGTGCTGGTGCCACAGGGGCCCCTGGAGGCGCTGGGGGCCCTGGAGCGGGCTCTGGACCCCCCCAccttcctggggctgctgcggcGGGCAGCCCACACCCCCCTCCGGGCCACCGCCCTGGCCCTGCCCCGCCTGCGCCTCGACCTCGCCCTGGACGTGGTGGCCCTGGTCCATGACATGGGTAAGGCCACCAACCCCCCCCACTACCACCCCGGGGCCTGCCCGGGACATCacagggtgggctgggggggatgTCACTCTCTGAGGGACATCACTGGCCCCTCCCTGGTCCCTATTCGGGTCCTTttccccaatgtccccagtgtccccatgcctttggtgtccccagggtcccccagTACCCCcgtgtccctgatgtcccccgTGTCCCTGATGTGCCCCACTGCCCCCGTGCCCCCCTGTGCCCATAATGTCCCCCTTGTCCCCCAGTGCCCACCTCCCCATATTACCCCTGCTCTCTCTGCTGTCTCCAGTGTCCCCAGTATCCCCCATCTCCCTGGTGTCCTCCCACATCCCTTAGGGTCCCCCGGTGCCGCCCATTGCCCCCGATGTCCCCGGTGTGCCCCTGGCGTCCCCCACATCCCCAGGGTCCCCAAGGCCCCCCACTTCTCCCCCCTGTCCCCCGCGCACCCCCCGGGGTCCCCGCGGGGGTGGCTCTGAGACGGCTGCCGCAGACTACGGGCTGTTCCTGGACGCGGAGCTGTGCGGGCtggcgcggggcccggcggtgGCAGTGGATGCGGCGCGGCACCGGGCGGTGCTGGCGCTGGACGAGGCTGGCGTGGAGGCGGCGGGTGCCATGGCCACCTCGGTGGCCCGCACGGCCCTGCTGCTGGAGGCCCTGCGCCCCTTCCTCTTCGTCCTCTGGCACGACGCCGGCGCCGTCCCCCTCTTCATGGGCCGCCTCAGCgacccccagccctgacccctgCCCTGACCCCTGCCCGCGCCTGCCCGCGCCCCAGCTGCCCacccgcccctgcccgccctcctcacccctccatccctccctgcttcctcttctccctccttccctccatccctcctcccccctGTCCCtactttcttccctccctcctcccattcCTCCTGCCCGGGTCCctccttctttccctccctccagcccctgtccctccctcctccctctctcctttcccttcAATCACCCTCCAGCCCCCatccttcccccttttccctccctccctccatcctccctccctgcttcctctcctccctccctccccccctacCCATCCCTCCCCCATCTCCCCACCCgtccacccccccccagccccacagggcagTGTGAggtccctgccccctccccgtgcctcagtttccccatcgcCTCGGGCCCTGAGGCCCCAATAAATGCACCGACCACTGTGCAGCTcctgtgtgtggggaggggaagtGACAGCCCATGCGCCAGGGAGGCAAGTTGGGGGCTatcagggacacccccccacaccccagtgtccccctggCTGCGTGCCTGGTGTCACCCCAGGGTGCCAGGGCTGAGCCAGGGAAGGTGGCAGCGCCGGGGGCAGGTGACACCCAGGaccctcctaaaaaaaaaatgcctttattGCCCTAGAAAAGCCCCCGCAGCTCTCCCACGCTGGCGACGGgcaccacaccccccccagggGGGCACTGGCTGGCACCGGGCACCCTCGGGGCACCGGCAGAGGTGTGAGGGCAGGGGAGACCCGCTGCCAGCACCCCAGCACGGGTGCCCGCTGGAGCGGGGGCGCCGCTGGGAGGGGGTGTCCCGCCGAGCCCCCACCTCAGTCCCAGCCGTTCTCCTTCACCATGTGCGACATCTCGATGATGAACTTCCCCTCCTTGTACTTCTGGCTGCTCTCGAAGGCCTGCTCCTGGGGGGGGGCAGcgtgagaccccccctgcccATGGCGGGGTGCCCTCCCCACCGCCTTCACCACGGTTTTGGGGTGCCCACAGCCCACAGCAGAAGTTTGGGGCACCCAGGGTGTTTTTGGGGTGCCCAGGCAGGGGATTTGGGGTGCCAGGAGCAGTGCCCCCGGAGGTGCCCGCAGCAGGAGTTGGGGTGCCGGGGCAGCGCCCACAGCGGGGCGGGGGTGCCGGGCGCGGGGGCACTCACGTATTTCCAGCCCAGGGTGGTCTTGCAGCTCTGGCAGAAGATGTCGGCCACGGAGTGCAGCCCCGTCAGCAGCAGCCGCTGCTCCGCCGGGCCGCAGCCCACGTTCACCCTGCGCCCGAGAGCGGCGGGTCTGCCACCGGCTGGCACCGCCGGGACGCCCCGGTGCCACAGCCCAGGGCCCCCccgccgtccccccgccccggggtaCTCACACGGAGTTAAACAGGTAGGCACGACCATGGCTGCCCTGGAAGGACTGTGGGGACACGGCACGAGTCACCGGCTGggccccatgtccccaggggCACTGAGGGGGGACACCCAGCACCCTGGGAACACTAAGGGGACACCCACTGCTCTGGGGACACTAAGGGGACACCCACCACCCTGGGGAGAGCACAGGGGGACACCCACCACCCTGGGGACAGCACAGGGGGACACCCACCACTCTAGGGACACTGTGGGGGACATACCCACCACCCTGGGGATACTGAgggggggcacccagcaccctgggCACGCTGTGGGGGACACCCAGCACCCTGGGGATACTGAgggggggcacccagcaccctggggaTAGCATGGGGGGACACACCCACCACCCCGGCAACACCGAGGGGAACACccaccaccctggggacactAAGGGGACACCCAGCACCCTGATCACAGCAGGGGGGGAcacccagcaccctggggacactgtggggaacA from Athene noctua chromosome 14, bAthNoc1.hap1.1, whole genome shotgun sequence includes these protein-coding regions:
- the SERPING1 gene encoding plasma protease C1 inhibitor, with product MPAVTLWLPLVWLVATVTLVPTLEASPSPGELKLLRHPTLLVPPHPASGPPGDVGAPILPAPTPHAHPEDLPGSDAPLKPTDLPSLEVLEGAPQELGATANSSMAAPAPSTTEKPPSTTGGPLNTTERPPSTTGGHLSTTEAPPSTPGTSAPPCPGDEEPSEACGAPTEEQRAAVAEALGTFTLRFYQHMAETAQPDANLLFSPINVAMGLSHLLLGARGETHERLAAVLAHPPGLACPHAALRQLASAPGLFSAAQIFHHPGLSLRPRFLNESWHFYGARPRALSGNESLDLLRVNAWVREASQGLLPALLPVLPSQPRLLLLSAVHLQAAWRTPLEAKQTVPLPFLRPGRPPRLVPTMTSKKYPVASFFDPRLQVQVGRLELSGGLSLVVLVPQGPLEALGALERALDPPTFLGLLRRAAHTPLRATALALPRLRLDLALDVVALVHDMDYGLFLDAELCGLARGPAVAVDAARHRAVLALDEAGVEAAGAMATSVARTALLLEALRPFLFVLWHDAGAVPLFMGRLSDPQP
- the YPEL4 gene encoding protein yippee-like 4 isoform X2; its protein translation is MPPPRRRLPPTARLPPRTFHSYLPRSHRTYSCVHCRAHLARHEELISKSFQGSHGRAYLFNSVVNVGCGPAEQRLLLTGLHSVADIFCQSCKTTLGWKYEQAFESSQKYKEGKFIIEMSHMVKENGWD
- the YPEL4 gene encoding protein yippee-like 4 isoform X3: MPPPRRRLPPTARLPPRTFHSYLPRSHRTYSCVHCRAHLARHEELISKSFQGSHGRAYLFNSVVNVGCGPAEQRLLLTGLHSVADIFCQSCKTTLGWKYAFESSQKYKEGKFIIEMSHMVKENGWD
- the YPEL4 gene encoding protein yippee-like 4 isoform X1, with protein sequence MPPPRRRLPPTARLPPRTFHSYLPRSHRTYSCVHCRAHLARHEELISKSFQGSHGRAYLFNSVVNVGCGPAEQRLLLTGLHSVADIFCQSCKTTLGWKYVSAPAPGTPAPLWALPRHPNSCCGHLRGHCSWHPKSPAWAPQKHPGCPKLLLWAVGTPKPW